One region of Glycine max cultivar Williams 82 chromosome 9, Glycine_max_v4.0, whole genome shotgun sequence genomic DNA includes:
- the LOC106794632 gene encoding transcription factor TGA7 isoform X2 → MEATNVHPPRISEFGTLDQSLGFRIEDTNCLNLSYIQKHAYFYSKIWCFIVFWQPERCESSGSKDKSNQKTLRRLAQNCEAARKSRLRKKAYQQQLESSRFKLTQLEQELQRARQQVLYDYKDKINQPVFPGLQGGPYNHTIIGLAVALKQVCRRISC, encoded by the exons ATGGAAGCAACTAATGTTCATCCTCCCCGCATTTCTGAATTTGGAACGCTGGATCAATCTCTTGGATTTCGCATTGAAGATAccaattgtttaaatttatcatacatacaAAAACATGCTTATTTTTActctaaaatatggtgcttCATTGTCTTTTGGCAGCCTGAAAGGTGTGAATCCAGTGGATCAAAagataaatcaaatcaaaag aCATTAAGACGGCTTGCTCAAAATTGTGAGGCTGCCAGGAAAAGTCGACTGAGGAAAAAG GCATATCAGCAACAATTAGAAAGCAGTAGGTTTAAACTGACCCAACTTGAGCAGGAGCTCCAGCGAGCACGCCAACAG GTATTGTATGACTACAAAGACAAAATCAACCAACCTGTTTTCCCTGGATTGCAAGGTGGCCCTTACAATCACACTATTATTGGTTTAGCTGTTGCATTGAAGCAG GTATGTAGAAGAATTAGTTGCTAG
- the LOC106794632 gene encoding uncharacterized protein isoform X1, which yields MIGYAFSFFLTCCRDFGFRAMEATNVHPPRISEFGTLDQSLGFRIEDTNCLNLSYIQKHAYFYSKIWCFIVFWQPERCESSGSKDKSNQKTLRRLAQNCEAARKSRLRKKAYQQQLESSRFKLTQLEQELQRARQQVLYDYKDKINQPVFPGLQGGPYNHTIIGLAVALKQVCRRISC from the exons ATGATTGGATACgcattcagtttttttttaacctgTTGTCGTGATTTTGGTTTCAGAGCCATGGAAGCAACTAATGTTCATCCTCCCCGCATTTCTGAATTTGGAACGCTGGATCAATCTCTTGGATTTCGCATTGAAGATAccaattgtttaaatttatcatacatacaAAAACATGCTTATTTTTActctaaaatatggtgcttCATTGTCTTTTGGCAGCCTGAAAGGTGTGAATCCAGTGGATCAAAagataaatcaaatcaaaag aCATTAAGACGGCTTGCTCAAAATTGTGAGGCTGCCAGGAAAAGTCGACTGAGGAAAAAG GCATATCAGCAACAATTAGAAAGCAGTAGGTTTAAACTGACCCAACTTGAGCAGGAGCTCCAGCGAGCACGCCAACAG GTATTGTATGACTACAAAGACAAAATCAACCAACCTGTTTTCCCTGGATTGCAAGGTGGCCCTTACAATCACACTATTATTGGTTTAGCTGTTGCATTGAAGCAG GTATGTAGAAGAATTAGTTGCTAG
- the LOC100779403 gene encoding kinesin-like protein KIN-14P, which yields MNPPSNNHTIEPRDLGNSSANFNGINSLQSKVSSEAKFQHILHSPVMTEPSTTLISQVGHKFPEVFRLRQGSYGDLPSAKISELMKSTSLDNAPTQSLLSVVNGILEESVERRNGEIPHRVACLLRKVVQEIERRISTQAAHLKTQNNLFKAREEKYHSRIKILEALTFGTKEESEVGRTKKEDKKMENDKDVIRYTKDIEDKNMEISTLKQELETMRKTYEVQLSQLEAKAEAEKKVDDKEIIKYVKELEDKNMEVLTLKKNLETMKKTYEIQCSQLEAKTEKEKMADDKGVIKYIKELEDKNVEILAFKQELETLKKTYEVKCSQLEAKVNEKENVDDKEIIKYIKELEDKNVEISTFKQELETTKKTYEVKCSQLEAKVEDAKEELKHKSQEYEHLLEKLRNEVKENEVISESKYQKWIMKENEIRKAVNFQFSSIQKLKLSWESIKQDAMKEQKIYSEECNLLGINLKSLVDAAESYQIVLAENRKLFNEVQELKGNIRVYCRLRPFLPGQKEKQSIVEHIGETDLVVANPAKQGKEALRTFKFNKVFGPTSTQAEVYADIQAFIRSVLDGFNVCIFAYGQTGSGKTYTMSGPNGATTESLGVNYRALNDLFSISTSRKGSIEYDIGVQIIEIYNEQVRDLLSTGILSHSQPNGLAVPDATMQPVKSTSDVIKLMDIGLKNRAKGSTAMNERSSRSHSVVSIHVHGKDKKSGSSLQGNLHLVDLAGSERVDRSEVTGDRLKEAQHINKSLSALGDVIFALAQKTSHVPYRNSKLTQLLQSSLGGQAKTLMLVQINSDLKSFSESLSTLKFAERVSGVELGAAKSTKDGRDVRELMEQVSSLKDTILVKDKEIEKLQLLKDLKNVYPSVNSENPETTSE from the exons ATGAATCCACCATCTAATAACCACACCATCGAACCCAGAGACTTGGGCAATTCAAGTGCCAATTTCAACGGAATTAACTCACTCCAGAGTAAGGTGTCATCCGAGGCAAAGTTTCAACATATTTTGCATAGCCCAGTTATGAcag AGCCATCAACTACATTAATAAGCCAAGTAGGTCATAAGTTCCCGGAGGTATTTCGACTGAGACAAGGAAGTTACGGAGATCTTCCTTCAGCAAAAATTTCAGAATTGATGAAATCAACTAGTTTGGAT AATGCTCCTACCCAATCACTTTTGAGTGTAGTGAATGGCATCTTGGAAGAAAGTGTTGAAAGAAGAAATGGTGAAATACCCCAT CGTGTGGCTTGCTTATTGAGAAAAGTTGTACAAGAGATTGAACGACGTATATCAACTCAAGCAGCACATCTAAAAACT CAAAATAACCTTTTTAAGGCGCGTGAAGAAAAATATCACTCAAGAATCAAAATACTTGAGGCCCTTACATTTGGAACCAAGGAAGAGAGTGAG GTTGGAAGGACTAAAAAAGAAGACAAGAAG ATGGAAAATGATAAAGATGTTATTAGATATACTAAAGATATAGAGGACAAAAATATGGAAATTTCAACATTAAAGCAAGAACTAGAAACAATGAGAAAAACCTATGAAGTACAACTCTCACAGTTGGAAGCAAAAGCTGAGGCAGAAAAGAAAGTAGATGACAAAGAGattattaaatatgttaaagAGTTGGAGGACAAAAATATGGAAGTTTTGacgttaaagaaaaatttagaaacaatgaaaaaaacatATGAAATACAATGTTCACAGTTGGAAGCAAAAACTGAGAAGGAAAAAATGGCAGATGACAAAGgggttattaaatatattaaagagttGGAGGACAAAAATGTAGAAATTTTAGCATTTAAGCAGGAACTAGAAACATTGAAAAAAACATATGAAGTAAAATGCTCACAATTGGAAGCAAAAGTTAACGAGAAAGAAAATGTAGATGACAAAgagattattaaatatattaaagagttGGAGGACAAAAATGTAGAAATTTCAACATTTAAGCAGGAACTAGAAACAACGAAAAAAACATATGAAGTAAAATGCTCACAGTTGGAAGCAAAAGTTGAGGATGCTAAAGAGGAATTGAAACATAAATCACAAGAATATGAACATTTGTTGGAAAAACTAAGAAATGAGGTTAAAGAGAATGAAGTCATTTCTGAGTCAAAGTATCAAAAGTGGATCATGAAAGAGAACGAGATACGAAAAGCTGTGAATTTTCAATTTAGTTCCATACAG AAATTGAAACTGTCATGGGAATCCATTAAGCAAGATGCTATGAAAGAGCAAAAGATTTATTCTGAGGAATGTAATCTATTAG GTATAAATCTTAAATCACTAGTAGATGCAGCTGAGAGTTATCAAATAGTTCTTGCAGAAAATCGAAAATTGTTCAATGAAGTTCAAGAATTAAAAG GAAATATTAGAGTATATTGTCGACTTAGACCATTTCTTCCTggacaaaaggaaaaacaatctATTGTGGAACACATTGGTGAAACAGACTTGGTTGTGGCAAATCCCGCCAAACAAGGAAAAGAAGCACTTAGAACATTTAAGTTCAACAAGGTCTTTGGCCCAACCTCAACTCAAG CTGAGGTGTATGCTGACATACAAGCCTTTATACGATCAGTACTTGATGGGTTTAATGTATGTATATTTGCTTATGGCCAGACTGGTTCAGGGAAAACTTACACAATG AGTGGTCCAAATGGTGCAACAACTGAGAGTCTTGGTGTTAACTATCGAGCTCTTAATGACCTCTTTAGCATATCCACAAGTAGAAAAGGCTCCATAGAGTATGACATTGGGGTTCAAATAATTGAGATATATAATGAACAAGTGCGTGACTTGTTATCAAC TGGGATATTAAGTCACTCTCAACCAAATGGATTAGCAGTACCTGATGCTACAATGCAACCTGTGAAATCAACTTCAGATGTCATTAAGCTAATGGACATTGGCCTAAAAAATAGAGCCAAGGGTTCCACTGCTATGAATGAAAGAAGTAGTCGTTCTCACAG TGTGGTCTCAATTCATGTTCATGGGAAGGATAAGAAGTCTGGTTCTTCTCTTCAAGGTAATCTTCATTTGGTAGATTTGGCAGGAAGTGAAAGGGTAGATCGCTCTGAAGTAACTGGGGATAGACTTAAGGAAGCACAACATATTAACAAATCATTATCTGCCCTTGGAGATGTCATTTTTGCTCTTGCTCAAAAAACCTCCCATGTACCATACAGAAACAGCAAGCTTACTCAACTTCTGCAATCATCTCTTG GTGGTCAGGCCAAGACACTCATGTTAGTCCAAATTAATTCAGATTTAAAGTCTTTTTCTGAATCTCTAAGTACTTTAAAGTTTGCTGAGAGGGTTTCTGGAGTTGAGTTAGGTGCTGCTAAAAGTACCAAAGATGGTAGAGACGTCAGAGAATTAATGGAGCAG GTGTCTTCCCTTAAGGACACTATTTTGGTTAAAGACAAGGAGATTGAGAAGCTACAATTACTTAAGGATCTGAAAAATGTTTATCCTAGTGTCAATtctgagaatcctgaaactacCTCTGAATGA
- the LOC102661689 gene encoding LOB domain-containing protein 41-like, with product MFLLLFFSAVFKSLLYEACGRMVNPVFGSTRLLSTGNWHLCEAAVKAVLNGTPFQQAPLGGAASLQLEACDIRHVAKSDKSCDSNTLHKVKSRTTKFKRQAVKSRVESVVAELAESELGGHGSVSCDTGSGVTRMSENKFVEGEADNGSVQSVEPALDNGGEIELQLTLGWGPVKRQTALMTPRVGLDLSG from the coding sequence atgtttttacttttgttcTTTTCAGCCGTTTTCAAATCCTTGCTATACGAAGCTTGTGGTCGGATGGTGAACCCGGTTTTCGGCTCGACTAGGTTGCTCTCGACCGGGAATTGGCATTTATGTGAAGCCGCGGTCAAAGCCGTTCTAAATGGCACGCCGTTTCAGCAGGCTCCTTTGGGCGGCGCCGCAAGCCTGCAGCTCGAGGCTTGTGATATTCGCCACGTGGCAAAGAGTGATAAATCGTGCGACTCTAATACGCTTCACAAGGTGAAGTCTCGCACCACCAAGTTCAAGCGCCAAGCCGTGAAGTCCAGAGTAGAGTCAGTTGTGGCTGAGTTGGCTGAAAGCGAGTTAGGTGGTCATGGTTCAGTGAGTTGTGACACGGGATCTGGGGTGACTCGGATGAGTGAGAACAAATTCGTTGAAGGGGAAGCCGATAACGGCTCCGTGCAGAGTGTGGAGCCGGCTCTAGACAATGGTGGAGAAATAGAGCTTCAATTGACATTGGGGTGGGGTCCAGTGAAGAGACAAACGGCTTTGATGACGCCACGTGTAGGGCTTGATCTCTCTGGCTAG
- the LOC100526869 gene encoding NADH dehydrogenase [ubiquinone] 1 beta subcomplex subunit 10-B, with translation MGRKKGYVEFEESPPDDFDPAHPYKDPVAMLEMREHIVREKWIQIEKAKIIREKLRWCYRIEGVNHLQKCRHLVNQYLESTRGIGWGKDGRHPSLHAPKVEPVESD, from the exons ATGGGAAGGAAGAAGGGGTATGTTGAGTTCGAGGAGTCGCCGCCGGACGATTTCGATCCGGCGCATCCGTACAAGGACCCGGTGGCGATGCTGGAGATGAGGGAGCACATCGTGAGGGAGAAGTGGATCCAAATCGAGAAGGCCAAGATCATTAGGGAGAAGCTCCGATGGTGCTACCGCATCGAAGGCGTCAACCACCTCCAGAAGTGCCGCCACCTCGTCAACCAGTATCTCGAGTCCACCCGCGGCATCGGTTGGGGCAAGGACGGTCGTCATCCTTCTCTCCACG CTCCCAAGGTTGAGCCGGTTGAATCTGATTGA